A stretch of the Pseudomonas helvetica genome encodes the following:
- a CDS encoding FAD-binding oxidoreductase, protein MTQADFIIIGGGIAGASSGFWLSRHGRVIVLERESHPAYHSTGRSAALYTAAYGTPQVRALTQASRDFFDAPPAGFCEHPLLTPRGEMTVDFTGDPNELNNQYLSAKATVPQMQLLSADEACARIPILRREKVHGAIYDPTATDIDTDALHQGYLRGIRRNQGEVHTDSEVLSLTRDADNLWHVKTAQQTFSAPIIINAAGAWADQLGEMAGAKPLGLVPKRRAAFIFAGPEGVDIHDWPMLVSLDESFYMKPDAGMFLGSPANADPVEPHDVQPEELDIAMGIYQIEEATTLTIRRPTRTWAGLRSFVGDGDLISGFDPHVPGLFWVAAQGGYGIQTSPAMGQASAALVRGEALPEELSRFGLSAAMLSPSRLG, encoded by the coding sequence ATGACCCAGGCAGACTTCATCATCATCGGCGGTGGTATCGCCGGTGCTTCCAGCGGTTTTTGGCTGTCACGACACGGTCGGGTAATCGTGCTCGAACGCGAATCCCACCCGGCCTATCACTCCACCGGGCGTTCGGCCGCTTTGTACACCGCCGCTTACGGTACGCCGCAAGTGCGCGCACTGACCCAGGCCAGCCGGGACTTCTTCGATGCGCCGCCTGCCGGTTTTTGCGAACACCCGCTGCTGACCCCGCGTGGAGAGATGACGGTCGACTTCACTGGCGACCCGAACGAGTTGAACAATCAGTACCTGAGCGCCAAGGCGACCGTGCCGCAAATGCAACTGCTCAGCGCCGACGAAGCTTGTGCCCGCATCCCGATCCTGCGTCGCGAGAAGGTTCACGGAGCGATCTACGACCCAACCGCCACGGACATCGACACCGATGCCCTGCATCAAGGCTACCTGCGCGGCATCCGCCGCAACCAGGGCGAAGTGCACACCGATAGCGAAGTGCTGAGCCTGACGCGCGATGCCGACAATCTCTGGCACGTGAAAACCGCCCAGCAGACTTTCAGCGCACCGATCATCATCAATGCGGCCGGCGCCTGGGCCGACCAACTCGGTGAGATGGCCGGCGCCAAACCTCTGGGCCTGGTCCCCAAACGTCGTGCAGCCTTCATCTTCGCCGGCCCCGAAGGTGTGGATATCCACGACTGGCCGATGCTGGTCAGCCTCGACGAATCGTTCTACATGAAGCCCGATGCCGGAATGTTCCTCGGTTCGCCGGCCAATGCCGACCCGGTCGAGCCGCATGACGTGCAGCCTGAAGAGCTGGACATCGCCATGGGCATTTACCAGATCGAAGAAGCCACCACCCTGACCATCCGTCGACCAACCCGCACCTGGGCGGGTTTACGCAGTTTTGTCGGCGACGGTGATCTGATCAGCGGCTTCGATCCGCATGTACCGGGGCTATTCTGGGTCGCTGCGCAGGGCGGTTACGGCATTCAAACCTCGCCCGCCATGGGCCAGGCCAGTGCCGCGTTGGTTCGCGGCGAAGCCTTGCCGGAAGAGCTCAGTCGCTTTGGCCTCAGCGCCGCGATGCTCTCGCCTTCCCGCCTTGGCTGA
- a CDS encoding transcriptional regulator encodes MTPPLQDPALDNYRAIADAIATLFFPHAEVVLHDLRTQKIDYIANNLSKREVGDDAALEDMLSEEVSERNIGPYEKLNWDGQKIRSLSSVLRDSEGRPIAVLCINLNISLFENAKAALDLFLSPSKLIPQPDALFRDDWQERINTFLHNWLRERQLGLNMLTREHKRELVLALHAEGAFKGKSASNYVANVLNMGRATVYKHLKELKG; translated from the coding sequence ATGACCCCACCTCTTCAAGATCCCGCACTGGATAACTACCGGGCGATCGCCGACGCCATTGCCACGCTGTTTTTCCCCCACGCCGAGGTGGTGCTGCACGACCTGCGCACGCAGAAAATCGACTACATCGCCAACAACCTGTCCAAACGTGAAGTCGGTGACGATGCAGCACTGGAAGACATGCTCAGCGAAGAAGTCAGCGAGCGGAATATCGGACCGTACGAAAAGCTCAATTGGGATGGGCAAAAAATCCGCAGCCTCAGCAGCGTGCTGCGCGACAGCGAAGGGCGTCCGATTGCCGTGCTGTGCATCAACCTGAATATCTCGCTGTTTGAAAACGCCAAGGCGGCGCTGGATCTGTTTCTCTCACCGAGTAAATTGATCCCACAACCTGACGCACTGTTTCGCGACGACTGGCAGGAGCGCATCAACACCTTCCTGCATAACTGGCTGCGAGAGCGACAATTGGGTCTGAATATGCTGACACGCGAGCACAAACGCGAGCTGGTGTTGGCGTTGCACGCCGAAGGCGCCTTCAAAGGCAAAAGCGCTTCCAACTATGTGGCCAACGTGCTGAACATGGGACGGGCGACGGTGTACAAGCATTTGAAAGAGTTGAAAGGCTGA
- the moaE gene encoding molybdopterin synthase catalytic subunit MoaE: MAIRVQSTAFDPGAEVNAMHAANVGVGAVVSFVGYVRDFNDGLDVAGMFLEHYPGMTEKALGKIVVEAEQRWPLLKLEVLHRVGALEPGEPIVFVGAASAHRQAAFDACAFVMDYLKTRAPFWKKETTNDGPRWVEGRDSDHAAADRWKK, from the coding sequence ATGGCGATTCGCGTGCAGTCCACGGCGTTTGACCCTGGTGCTGAAGTCAATGCGATGCATGCGGCGAATGTCGGTGTCGGTGCGGTGGTGAGTTTTGTCGGTTATGTCCGCGACTTCAACGATGGGCTCGATGTGGCCGGGATGTTTCTTGAGCACTACCCGGGCATGACCGAAAAGGCCCTCGGCAAGATTGTCGTCGAGGCCGAGCAACGCTGGCCGTTGCTCAAACTGGAAGTGCTGCATCGCGTCGGCGCATTGGAGCCGGGCGAGCCGATCGTCTTCGTCGGTGCGGCGAGTGCCCATCGCCAGGCGGCATTCGACGCCTGCGCCTTTGTCATGGACTACCTGAAAACCCGCGCACCGTTCTGGAAAAAAGAAACCACCAACGACGGCCCGCGCTGGGTGGAAGGGCGCGACAGTGATCATGCGGCGGCTGATCGCTGGAAGAAGTAG
- a CDS encoding MoaD/ThiS family protein, whose amino-acid sequence MKLTVKFFARYREALGVDSLSVEGDFASVDDVRLLLAQREGAEVLSEQNLMCARNEDLCQLDEPLVDGDEVAFFPTVTGG is encoded by the coding sequence ATGAAGCTGACCGTGAAGTTTTTTGCCCGTTACCGCGAGGCACTGGGTGTTGATTCGTTGAGCGTCGAAGGTGATTTCGCTTCGGTCGACGATGTGCGTTTGCTGCTGGCGCAACGCGAGGGCGCCGAGGTGCTGAGCGAGCAGAACCTGATGTGCGCGCGTAATGAAGACTTGTGCCAGCTCGACGAACCGCTCGTTGATGGTGATGAAGTGGCGTTTTTCCCCACCGTTACCGGAGGCTGA
- the moaC gene encoding cyclic pyranopterin monophosphate synthase MoaC, with product MLTHLDSQGRANMVDVTEKAVTFREATAEALVRMLPETLQMIVSGGHPKGDVFAVARIAGIQAAKKTSDLIPLCHPLMLTSVKVELSAEGLDAVRIVARCKLSGQTGVEMEALTAASVAALTIYDMCKAVDRGMVIETVRLLEKLGGKSGHYQVADQ from the coding sequence GTGCTGACTCATCTCGATTCCCAAGGTCGCGCCAATATGGTCGACGTCACCGAAAAAGCCGTGACGTTCCGTGAAGCCACGGCCGAAGCGCTTGTGCGTATGCTCCCTGAAACCCTGCAAATGATTGTCAGCGGTGGTCACCCCAAAGGTGACGTGTTTGCCGTGGCGCGCATTGCCGGTATTCAGGCGGCGAAGAAAACCTCCGATTTGATCCCGCTGTGCCATCCGCTGATGCTCACCAGCGTCAAGGTCGAACTGAGTGCCGAAGGCCTCGATGCGGTGCGCATCGTCGCCCGCTGCAAACTGTCCGGACAGACCGGGGTTGAAATGGAAGCACTGACCGCGGCCAGTGTCGCTGCTCTGACGATCTACGACATGTGCAAGGCCGTGGACCGTGGCATGGTCATCGAAACCGTGCGCCTGCTGGAGAAGCTCGGCGGTAAGAGCGGGCACTATCAGGTGGCCGATCAATGA
- a CDS encoding PhoH family protein, translating into MDDHGRSPSNLPILYVLDTNVLIHDPNALLNFEEHHVAIPMTVLEELDKLKSGHHSVAAECRQAIRLIDNTLGDASPEDVEQGVPIQRGKSGPKGLLSILMSKRTEPNIVLPEHLNDNIIINQLIDLHARDKELRVVLVTKDINMRLKARACGIAAEDYSTDQLVDDVSLLPNGYHNMTGSFWDRVSKVETRQDHGRTWHQVQLIDNLPAVHINEFIIDEQGFVGWIKEIQVDKLLILDLHQEPLLHQEAWGLKPRDIYQSLALYALLDPDIHLVNLSGAAGSGKTILALAAAIEQTMVSKRYRRIIATRSVQGLDQEIGFLPGTEAEKMEPWLGAITDNLEALHMDDESTHGSVDYILSKVPLQFKSLNYIRGRSFQQSLILIDECQNLTPHQMKTIITRAGAGSKVVCLGNLAQIDTPYLSATSSGLTYLTERFKDFPNGVHITLQGVPRSILAEYAESHL; encoded by the coding sequence ATGGATGATCACGGACGTAGCCCCTCCAACCTGCCAATCCTTTATGTACTCGATACCAACGTATTGATCCACGATCCAAACGCGCTCCTGAACTTCGAAGAACACCACGTTGCCATCCCGATGACCGTCCTTGAAGAGCTGGACAAGCTCAAGAGCGGCCATCACAGCGTTGCGGCCGAATGTCGTCAGGCCATTCGGCTGATCGACAACACACTGGGCGACGCCTCTCCCGAAGACGTTGAACAGGGTGTACCGATCCAGCGCGGAAAAAGCGGGCCCAAGGGTTTGCTGTCGATTCTGATGAGCAAGCGTACCGAGCCGAACATCGTTCTGCCCGAACACCTGAACGACAACATCATCATCAACCAGTTGATCGACCTGCACGCGCGGGACAAGGAACTGCGCGTGGTGCTGGTGACCAAAGACATCAACATGCGCCTCAAGGCCCGGGCCTGCGGGATTGCGGCCGAGGACTACAGCACTGACCAGTTGGTTGACGACGTGTCGTTGCTGCCCAACGGGTATCACAACATGACGGGCTCGTTCTGGGACCGTGTGAGCAAGGTCGAAACCCGTCAGGACCATGGCCGCACCTGGCACCAGGTGCAACTGATCGACAACCTGCCGGCCGTGCATATCAACGAGTTCATCATCGACGAACAGGGATTTGTCGGCTGGATCAAGGAAATCCAGGTCGATAAGCTGCTGATCCTCGACCTGCATCAGGAACCCCTGTTGCACCAGGAAGCCTGGGGCCTGAAACCACGCGACATCTATCAGAGCCTGGCGCTGTACGCCTTGCTCGACCCGGACATTCACCTGGTCAACCTGTCGGGTGCTGCGGGTTCGGGTAAAACCATCCTGGCGCTGGCTGCGGCAATCGAGCAGACCATGGTCAGCAAGCGCTACCGGCGCATCATCGCCACCCGTAGCGTGCAGGGGCTGGACCAGGAGATCGGTTTCCTGCCGGGCACCGAAGCAGAAAAAATGGAGCCTTGGCTGGGCGCCATCACCGATAACCTCGAAGCCTTGCACATGGATGACGAAAGCACCCATGGCAGCGTCGACTACATCCTCAGCAAAGTGCCGTTGCAGTTCAAATCCCTCAACTACATCCGGGGCCGCAGCTTCCAGCAAAGCCTGATCCTGATCGACGAATGCCAGAACCTCACGCCGCACCAGATGAAAACCATCATCACCCGTGCCGGCGCCGGTTCCAAAGTGGTGTGCCTGGGCAACCTGGCGCAGATCGACACCCCTTACCTGTCCGCGACCAGCTCCGGGCTGACTTACCTGACTGAACGCTTCAAGGACTTCCCTAACGGGGTGCACATCACCCTGCAAGGGGTGCCACGTTCGATTCTGGCCGAATACGCCGAATCGCATTTGTAA
- a CDS encoding polysaccharide deacetylase family protein, with protein MRIALLFCAWLFSVSAYAAPNDPATLDRSTWPEQLGSPTLFDVASRAEILTFARALLASEALDEAALKQRLGLRMINLESINTLRARMWKRLLANYNFAQQSCDQDASFCFLVEDMDTLREQAAKFELGEESYYARWAEPSRHFHERYLDEQLRKAALFPQTSSEVELFGDYERNGDELNDRLFVLSFDSAANLAPDNTAWLAEYLRKANLSGTFFVLGSDIQNRLAQHSVAELQTLYSKQCIGVQGWEFRSHSHWQDWQYSVTRSVELVKSKLPENFVPLFRPPNGQRRADAQGFFKAQGVQVALWDIDPADGSRQLTAEQSAQRVLTLMLLWRHGVINFNAKQDVVKTAMPWLLMHTAQSGIGWEDCQEAFR; from the coding sequence TTGCGTATCGCTTTACTGTTTTGTGCCTGGTTGTTCAGCGTGAGTGCCTATGCCGCGCCCAACGACCCTGCCACGCTGGACCGCAGCACCTGGCCGGAGCAACTGGGCAGCCCGACCCTGTTCGATGTCGCCTCACGCGCGGAAATTCTCACCTTCGCCCGGGCCTTGCTCGCCAGTGAAGCGCTGGATGAAGCTGCTTTAAAGCAGCGCCTGGGGTTGCGCATGATCAACCTCGAGTCGATCAACACGCTACGCGCGCGTATGTGGAAGCGTTTGCTTGCCAACTATAACTTTGCCCAGCAGAGCTGTGATCAGGATGCGTCCTTCTGTTTTCTGGTCGAAGACATGGACACCCTGCGCGAGCAGGCCGCCAAGTTCGAACTCGGCGAAGAGTCCTATTACGCCCGCTGGGCCGAGCCGAGCCGGCATTTTCACGAGCGCTATCTGGACGAACAATTGCGCAAGGCCGCTCTGTTTCCACAGACCAGCAGCGAAGTCGAACTGTTTGGCGACTACGAGCGTAACGGCGATGAACTCAACGATCGGCTGTTTGTGCTGAGTTTCGATAGCGCCGCCAACCTCGCGCCGGACAACACTGCGTGGCTGGCCGAGTACCTGCGCAAGGCTAACCTGAGCGGGACCTTCTTTGTGCTAGGCAGCGATATCCAGAACCGCTTGGCACAGCATTCGGTGGCCGAGCTGCAAACGTTGTACTCAAAGCAATGCATCGGGGTGCAGGGCTGGGAGTTCCGCTCCCACAGCCATTGGCAGGATTGGCAGTACTCAGTGACTCGCAGCGTCGAACTGGTGAAGAGCAAACTGCCAGAAAACTTCGTGCCGTTGTTCCGCCCGCCGAACGGCCAGCGTCGCGCCGATGCGCAGGGTTTCTTCAAGGCTCAGGGGGTGCAGGTTGCGCTGTGGGACATCGATCCTGCGGACGGCAGTCGGCAGCTCACGGCTGAGCAGAGCGCACAGCGGGTGCTGACATTGATGCTGCTGTGGCGCCACGGGGTGATCAATTTCAACGCCAAACAGGACGTGGTGAAAACGGCAATGCCCTGGCTGCTGATGCACACCGCGCAAAGCGGGATCGGCTGGGAAGATTGTCAGGAGGCTTTTCGCTGA
- the yaaA gene encoding peroxide stress protein YaaA, whose product MLMVISPAKTLDYETPPATQRFTQPQYLDHSQELILQLRELSPAQISELMHVSDKIGGLNAARFGSWTPAFTPANAKQALLAFKGDVYTGMNAQTFSEADFDYAQQHLRMLSGLYGLLRPLDLMQPYRLEMGTKLANARGKDLYAFWGTQISEWLNEALAEQGDDVLLNLASNEYFSAVKRSALNARIINTEFKDLKNGQYKIISFYAKKARGMMSRFVIQERINDPAALKQFDVQGYRYSAEQSKPDNLVFLRDHAPE is encoded by the coding sequence ATGCTGATGGTGATTTCCCCCGCCAAGACCCTCGATTACGAAACACCGCCGGCCACCCAGCGTTTCACTCAACCGCAATACCTGGACCATTCCCAGGAGCTGATCCTGCAATTGCGCGAGCTGAGCCCGGCACAGATCAGCGAGTTGATGCACGTTTCCGACAAGATCGGCGGCCTCAACGCTGCACGCTTCGGCAGCTGGACCCCGGCGTTTACGCCAGCCAATGCCAAGCAGGCGCTGCTGGCGTTCAAGGGTGACGTGTACACCGGCATGAATGCCCAGACCTTCAGCGAAGCCGATTTCGACTACGCCCAGCAACACTTGCGCATGCTCTCGGGCCTCTACGGCCTGCTGCGCCCGCTGGACCTGATGCAACCGTATCGGCTGGAGATGGGCACCAAACTGGCCAATGCCCGCGGCAAGGACCTGTATGCCTTCTGGGGCACGCAAATCAGCGAATGGCTGAACGAAGCCCTGGCCGAGCAAGGCGATGACGTGCTGCTCAACCTGGCCTCCAACGAGTACTTCTCGGCGGTCAAACGCAGCGCCTTGAACGCCCGGATCATCAACACCGAGTTCAAGGACCTGAAGAACGGCCAGTACAAGATCATCAGCTTCTACGCGAAGAAAGCCCGCGGGATGATGAGCCGTTTCGTGATCCAGGAACGCATCAACGACCCGGCTGCGCTCAAGCAATTTGACGTGCAGGGTTACCGTTACAGCGCCGAACAGTCGAAACCCGACAACCTGGTTTTCCTGCGCGACCACGCCCCCGAATAA
- a CDS encoding nucleotide sugar dehydrogenase, whose amino-acid sequence MRISIFGLGYVGAVCAGCLSARGHDVVGVDISKDKIDLINAGKSPIVEPGLGELLTQGIHTGRLRGTTNFAEAIRDTDLSMICVGTPSKKNGDLELNYIESVCREIGFVLRDKTTRHTIVVRSTVLPGTVKNVVIPILEDCSGKKAGVDFGVAVNPEFLRESTAIKDYDLPPMTVIGEFDKASGDVLQSLYEELDAPIIRKDIEVAEMIKYTCNVWHATKVTFANEIGNIAKAVGVDGREVMEVVCQDKTLNLSQYYMRPGFAFGGSCLPKDVRALTYRASSLDIEAPLLNSLMRSNESQVQNAFDIVSSHDKRKVALLGLSFKAGTDDLRESPLVELAEMLIGKGYDLSIYDSNVEYARVHGANKDYIESKIPHVSSLLNSDFDSVIDNSDVIILGNRDEKFRALAETAPHGKQVVDLVGFMSKATSVSGRTEGICW is encoded by the coding sequence ATGCGCATCAGCATATTTGGTTTGGGTTACGTCGGCGCAGTCTGTGCCGGTTGCCTGTCTGCACGAGGCCACGACGTGGTTGGCGTGGACATTTCCAAAGACAAGATCGACCTGATCAATGCCGGTAAATCTCCGATCGTTGAACCGGGTCTGGGCGAGCTGCTGACCCAGGGCATTCATACCGGTCGTCTGCGCGGCACCACCAACTTCGCAGAAGCCATCCGTGACACCGACCTGTCGATGATCTGCGTCGGTACACCGAGCAAGAAGAACGGCGATCTGGAACTCAACTACATCGAATCGGTGTGCCGCGAGATCGGCTTTGTCCTGCGTGACAAAACCACCCGCCACACCATCGTGGTCCGCAGCACCGTGTTGCCGGGCACCGTGAAAAACGTGGTGATTCCGATCCTCGAAGACTGCTCGGGCAAAAAGGCCGGCGTCGATTTCGGCGTTGCCGTGAACCCTGAGTTCCTGCGTGAAAGCACCGCGATCAAGGACTACGACCTGCCACCGATGACGGTCATCGGTGAGTTCGACAAGGCCAGCGGTGACGTTCTGCAATCGCTGTACGAAGAGCTCGACGCGCCGATCATCCGCAAGGACATCGAAGTCGCCGAGATGATCAAGTACACCTGCAACGTCTGGCATGCCACCAAAGTGACCTTCGCCAACGAGATCGGCAACATCGCCAAAGCGGTCGGCGTCGATGGTCGCGAAGTGATGGAAGTGGTCTGCCAGGACAAGACCCTCAACCTGTCCCAGTACTACATGCGCCCGGGCTTCGCATTTGGTGGCTCGTGCCTGCCGAAGGACGTGCGCGCCCTGACCTACCGCGCAAGCTCCCTGGACATCGAAGCGCCGCTGCTCAACTCGCTGATGCGCAGTAACGAATCCCAGGTGCAGAACGCCTTTGACATCGTTTCCAGCCACGACAAACGCAAAGTCGCCCTGCTCGGCCTGAGCTTCAAGGCCGGCACCGATGACCTGCGCGAAAGCCCGCTGGTGGAGCTGGCGGAAATGCTGATCGGCAAGGGTTACGACCTGAGCATCTACGACAGCAACGTCGAATACGCCCGCGTCCACGGTGCGAACAAGGATTACATCGAGTCGAAGATTCCTCACGTCTCGTCCTTGCTCAACTCGGACTTCGACTCGGTGATCGACAACTCCGACGTGATCATCCTCGGCAACCGCGACGAGAAGTTCCGCGCCCTGGCCGAGACCGCGCCGCACGGCAAGCAAGTGGTCGACCTGGTCGGCTTCATGTCCAAAGCCACCAGCGTCAGTGGCCGCACCGAAGGTATCTGCTGGTAA